From a single Miscanthus floridulus cultivar M001 chromosome 8, ASM1932011v1, whole genome shotgun sequence genomic region:
- the LOC136471666 gene encoding uncharacterized protein: protein MEQPWKQPCMEQREGGGFAIAESYHADLDQAVTGVCEVDGALLMEDLPASSDLLLDGDVDHRQLSHVIRSLEAEIGGDEPAVMMADDGGEGLERIEDVFSDDMDGYDYEGASSFFAGHDEAEGWCVYTNNGYEGGGVLGCDTTVDHQCYYYCCAEGSADHMYLPLWE from the coding sequence ATGGAGCAGCCGTGGAAGCAGCCGTGTATGGAGCAGAGAGAGGGCGGCGGCTTCGCCATTGCAGAGAGCTACCACGCCGACCTCGATCAGGCCGTGACAGGCGTGTGCGAGGTCGACGGGGCGCTCCTGATGGAGGACCTGCCCGCCTCCTCTGATTTGCTGCTCGATGGCGACGTTGATCATCGCCAGCTGAGCCATGTCATTCGGTCCCTCGAGGCGGAGATCGGCGGCGACGAGCCGGCGGTGATGATGGCCGATGATGGTGGTGAGGGTCTGGAAAGGATTGAGGATGTGTTCTCGGACGACATGGATGGCTACGACTACGAGGGTGCATCATCGTTCTTCGCTGGGCATGATGAGGCAGAGGGTTGGTGTGTGTACACTAATAATGGGTACGAGGGTGGTGGCGTTCTGGGGTGTGACACGACGGTTGATCACCAGTGCTACTACTATTGCTGCGCGGAAGGTTCTG
- the LOC136471667 gene encoding prefoldin subunit 6-like produces the protein MKAHSHPGPCKEINGYRHRRRKPTKPASTSYSSHYPKPAASCGGGGGSSQAMASSSTPAAVREMQKDLEVQANALSKIQKDIAKNHQVRKQYTIQVGENELVLKELELLSDGANVYKLIGPVLVKQDLAEAKANVKKRIEYISAELKRMDRALKDLEEKQNSKKESIFKLQQRMQAVQAKA, from the exons ATGAAAGCCCATTCGCACCCCGGCCCATGTAAAGAAATCAATGGTTACAGGCATAGGCGTAGAAAGCCCACCAAACCCGCATCTACGTCCTACTCCTCCCACTACCCGAAGCCGGCGgcgagctgcggcggcggcggaggaagcAGCCAGGCCATGGCGTCGTCGTCGACCCCGGCCGCCGTCCGCGAGATGCAGAAGGATCTCGAGGTGCAGGCCAACGCCCTCAGCAAGATCCAGAAAG ACATCGCCAAGAACCACCAGGTCCGCAAGCAGTACACCATCCAGGTCGGCGAGAACGAGCTCGTCCTCAAG GAGCTGGAGCTGCTCAGTGACGGGGCCAACGTGTACAAGCTCATCGGACCGGTCCTGGTCAAGCAGGACCTCGCGGAGGCCAAGGCCAACGTCAAGAAGCGCATCGAGTACATCTCCGCAGAGCT GAAGCGGATGGATCGGGCGCTCAAAGACTTGGAGGAAAAGCAAAACAGCAAGAAGGAATCG ATATTCAAGTTGCAACAGAGGATGCAGGCTGTACAAGCTAAGGCTTAA
- the LOC136468892 gene encoding adenylate-forming reductase 06235-like — protein sequence MTNEKKANAPAPAKLATSSARSRLGVILLDQGLFTVYKRLFVLCVALNAVSLVLAATGHFPYARAHAAVFAMGNILALTLCRSEAVLRVVFWLAVALFGRPWVPVVVKTGVTAILQSLGGVHSGCGVSSLAWLVYALVQALQHRDVTPRDVYALVQALQHRA from the exons ATGACGAACGA AAAGAAGGCGAACGCTCCGGCGCCGGCAAAGCTGGCGACATCGTCCGCGCGCTCGAGGCTGGGTGTCATACTGCTCGACCAGGGCTTGTTCACCGTGTACAAGCGCCTCTTCGTCCTGTGCGTCGCGCTGAACGCGGTGAGCCTCGTGCTCGCCGCGACGGGACACTTTCCTTACGCCAGGGCGCATGCCGCCGTCTTCGCCATGGGCAACATTCTGGCGCTGACGCTGTGCCGCTCCGAGGCGGTGCTCCGGGTCGTGTTCTGGCTCGCCGTCGCGCTCTTCGGCCGGCCGTGGGTGCCAGTCGTCGTCAAGACCGGAGTGACCGCGATCCTGCAGTCTCTAGGCGGAGTGCACAGTGGCTGCGGCGTGTCGTCGCTGGCGTGGCTGGTGTACGCGCTGGTGCAGGCGCTCCAGCACCGCGACGTGACGCCACGAGACGTGTACGCGCTGGTGCAGGCGCTCCAGCACAGGGCATAG
- the LOC136476191 gene encoding potassium channel KAT1-like: MTQAHSKSCFQQFSDRVQVKRNSGSFTIELLPSLGATINQSNKLQKFIISPYDPRYRYWELFLIVLVIYSAWICPFELAFLRDLSPKLLLVENIVNSFFAIDIVLTFFVAYVDSKTHLLVDDRKRIAVRYLSTWFIFDVCSTAPFQPISLLFTHKGNDLAFKILNMLRLWRLHRVSSLFARLEKDIRFNYFWTRCSKLISVTLFAVHCAGCFNYMIADRYPDPEKTWIGAVMPTFRSESLWTRYVTALYWSITTLTTTGYGDLHAENPREMLFDICYMLFNLGLTAYLIGNMTNLVVHGTSRTQNFRDSIQSASEFAARNQLPEKIKQQMLSHFCLQFKTQGLSQQAMLNCLPKGIRSSIAYNLFFTIIRQAYLFHGVSNNFIAELVMEVQAKYFPPKEDIMLQNEGAADIYIIVSGVVNLITTINGNEQVYEKVEEGDMFGEVGALCDIPQPFTCRTTTLSQLLRIRKIRLTEIMQEHREDSNILMNNLFQKLKLQENLPELDQLDRRFMHKYELFHAPREAWLLPQPYLQYTEHKFEDITKKVPTFGGDHGSTKLAAKTIQLRMPRQGNSHDHGNCGETDGMAGEEDERNEVHINCETKKGTKEFCIQIKSEDCDAASYWQTNHETMKLVSSHNTLDGITTRENQDSSNIKSSNKRVTIHTYPHNATGSLVQNGKLINLPGSLEEIFEIGSQKFPGFHPKKLVSRDYAEIDDISVIRDGDHLFLLQM, translated from the exons ATGACTCAAGCTCATTCAAAGTCATGCTTCCAACAATTTTCGGATAGAGTTCAAGTTAAGAGGAACAGTGGCAGCTTCACCATTGAGCTCCTGCCATCTCTTGGTGCAACAATAAATCAATCTAACAAGTTGCAGAAGTTCATCATATCTCCCTACGATCCCCGTTATAG ATACTGGGAGTTGTTCCTTATAGTCCTAGTCATTTACTCCGCCTGGATTTGCCCGTTTGAACTAGCATTTTTGAGGGATTTGTCCCCTAAGCTTCTGCTAGTTGAGAACATTGTCAATAGCTTCTTCGCTATTGATATTGTTTTGACATTCTTTGTAGCTTATGTCGACAGCAAAACACATCTTCTTGTGGATGATCGAAAGAGAATTGCAGTAAG GTACCTATCAACCTGGTTCATCTTTGATGTATGTTCAACAGCTCCATTTCAGCCAATCAGCCTTCTTTTTACACACAAGGGGAATGACCTTGCTTTTAAGATACTCAATATGTTGAGGCTATGGCGTCTTCACCGAGTCAGCTCGCTGTTTGCAAG ACTGGAGAAGGATATAAGATTCAACTATTTCTGGACTAGGTGCTCAAAACTTATTTCT GTTACTCTGTTTGCGGTGCATTGTGCGGGGTGCTTCAACTATATGATTGCCGATAGATATCCTGATCCAGAGAAAACATGGATAGGTGCTGTTATGCCTACATTCAGATCGGAGAGCTTATGGACTAGATATGTAACTGCCCTTTACTGGTCGATTACAACACTGACAACAACAGGTTATGGGGACCTACATGCTGAGAACCCAAGAGAGATGCTGTTTGATATCTGCTATATGCTGTTTAATCTGGGCCTGACAGCTTATCTTATTGGTAATATGACCAACCTGGTTGTTCATGGGACCAGCCGCACCCAGAATTTT AGGGACTCAATCCAATCGGCATCGGAATTTGCGGCAAGAAATCAGTTGCCCGAGAAGATAAAGCAGCAAATGTTGTCTCACTTCTGCCTACAGTTCAAGACACAGGGGCTCAGCCAGCAAGCTATGCTAAATTGTCTCCCAAAAGGAATTCGTTCAAGCATAGCATACAACTTATTCTTTACAATCATACGACAAGCCTACCTCTTTCATGGAGTATCTAATAATTTCATTGCAGAACTG GTAATGGAAGTACAGGCTAAGTATTTCCCACCAAAGGAAGACATAATGTTGCAAAATGAGGGGGCGGCAGATATTTACATAATAGTTTCAGGAGTAGTG AATTTGATAACAACAATAAATGGTAACGAACAG GTGTACGAAAAAGTTGAAGAGGGAGACATGTTCGGAGAGGTTGGTGCTCTGTGTGACATACCCCAGCCATTTACTTGCCGCACCACTACCCTATCACAGCTCTTGAGAATAAGGAAGATAAGACTAACAGAGATCATGCAAGAACACAGGGAAGACAGCAATATTCTAATGAATAATCTATTTCAG AAGCTAAAGCTGCAGGAAAATTTACCAGAATTAGATCAACTAGATCGAAGATTCATGCACAAGTATGAGCTATTCCATGCTCCTCGAGAAGCATGGTTGTTACCTCAGCCTTACCTACAATACACAGAGCACAAATTTGAAGACATTACTAAGAAGGTCCCAACCTTTGGTGGAGATCATGGTTCAACAAAACTAGCAGCAAAAACAATCCAATTGAGGATGCCACGGCAAGGAAACAGTCATGACCATGGCAATTGTGGGGAGACAGATGGGATGGCAGGCGAAGAAGACGAACGTAATGAGGTTCACATAAACTGTGAGACCAAAAAAGGAACCAAAGAGTTCTGCATTCAGATAAAATCTGAAGATTGTGATGCAGCAAGCTATTGGCAAACAAACCATGAAACTATGAAGCTGGTGTCTTCCCACAATACATTGGATGGCATAACTACAagagaaaatcaagatagtagtAACATAAAATCCTCCAACAAAAGAGTTACAATTCACACATATCCTCATAATGCAACAGGTTCTTTAGTACAGAATGGGAAACTTATCAATCTGCCTGGTTCACTGGAGGAGATTTTCGAAATTGGAA GTCAGAAGTTTCCAGGTTTCCACCCTAAAAAATTGGTCAGTAGAGACTATGCTGAGATAGATGACATTAGTGTTATTCGAGATGGTGACCACCTATTCCTTCTTCAGATGTAG